ATTGACCACTGAATTTTATTAAATTCAGCGGTTACTTATACCAGCATTTTGATTAAGTTAACTGCATCATAAGCGCAACCTGCATAACCATCAGCTCCTATTTCCAAAGCATAATCATTAGTTACGGGACTACCGCCTACTATCACCTTTACCTTATCCCTCAGGCAGTGTGCATGCAAAGCTTGAATTGTTTCGGCCAAGGCGGGCATAGTCATTGTTAAAAGGGCTGACATGCCCAGTATATCGGGCTCATATTCCTTCACCGCCTGCACAAAAGTCTCAGGGGAAATGTCAATGCCTAAATCAATAACCTCCATTCCCGCCGCTTGTAAGCTCATTATTACCAACCGCTTTCCTATATCGTGCAGATCACCGGCCACAGTCCCTATTACCACCCGGGGCTTTAAAACTTGGGAGCTACTTTTAAAAAACGGCTCCAAAGCGTACAGCCCTGCTTGCATTGCCCTGGAAGCCATAAGTACATCGGGTATGTAGAGCCGGTTTTGCTTAAATTTTTCTCCAATAATTTCCATTGCGGGCAACATGACGGAATCCACTACTTCTGTTGGCGATAACCCCAGTTGCACTGCCACTTCCACCAGCGTTTTTACTTCTGAAGCTTTTCCCTCAAGTAAAGCGTTGGTTATTTCATGCTTGATCTGCATGCAAAAGGACCTCCTGTACGGCGGTATATTTTATTGTTTAACAACAGTCTGCCGATATTGTAGCGGTGTTAAGCCTTCCCTGCTCCTGAACAGTTTGCTGAAATAACTGGTATTATTAAAACCGGTACTTGAGGCTATTTCCTGTACCGTTTTTAGGGAATTTTCCAACAGCTTTTTAGCTTCTTCCATCCTTACCTTAGTTAAATATTCAACTATTGTATAGCCTGTTTCTTCTTTAAATAAATGGCT
This region of Zhaonella formicivorans genomic DNA includes:
- a CDS encoding cobalamin B12-binding domain-containing protein — encoded protein: MQIKHEITNALLEGKASEVKTLVEVAVQLGLSPTEVVDSVMLPAMEIIGEKFKQNRLYIPDVLMASRAMQAGLYALEPFFKSSSQVLKPRVVIGTVAGDLHDIGKRLVIMSLQAAGMEVIDLGIDISPETFVQAVKEYEPDILGMSALLTMTMPALAETIQALHAHCLRDKVKVIVGGSPVTNDYALEIGADGYAGCAYDAVNLIKMLV